One part of the Treponema sp. OMZ 787 genome encodes these proteins:
- a CDS encoding ISAs1 family transposase, with amino-acid sequence MKTLKEYFNELNDNRQSGKVKHLISEILVIALCAVCSGVQTVFEIGEFAEVKKDWLKNEVGLLLENGVPSHDTIGRVLAMINPKQFQNLFISWIEQSLNIPTGSYIHIDGKTLRGSASEQSRGIHLVSAFAHEAGVVLGQIKCAEKSNEITAIPELLNLLKLESSIITIDAMGCQKEIAKEITKKKCDYVLALKENQPAAYNDVKDYFSIEDKDFQNTLLRFETLDIGHGREEKREYFLSTNINWFAEKNKWANLKSFGMVKSTVRCKGKQYSEKRYFISSIEDINEFVTAVRTHWTIENTLHWSLDVIFRDDECQIREKNTAENIAILRRICFNRMKMYQNGKTLKRKKMLCTFDDSFRFNVLFS; translated from the coding sequence ATGAAAACATTAAAAGAATATTTTAACGAACTTAATGATAATCGTCAGTCTGGCAAAGTAAAGCATCTAATCAGCGAAATATTGGTAATAGCACTGTGCGCTGTTTGTAGCGGAGTGCAAACTGTATTTGAAATAGGGGAATTTGCCGAAGTAAAAAAGGATTGGCTAAAAAATGAGGTAGGACTATTGTTAGAAAATGGAGTTCCTTCGCACGACACCATAGGAAGAGTCCTTGCGATGATTAATCCCAAACAATTTCAAAACCTTTTTATCTCGTGGATTGAACAATCCCTTAATATTCCGACAGGTTCATACATTCACATTGATGGAAAAACATTACGTGGAAGTGCAAGTGAACAAAGTAGAGGTATTCATTTGGTAAGTGCATTTGCTCACGAAGCGGGAGTTGTACTAGGACAAATAAAATGTGCTGAAAAATCGAATGAAATCACAGCAATTCCTGAACTCCTTAACCTTTTAAAACTAGAAAGCTCGATAATTACTATAGATGCCATGGGTTGTCAAAAAGAAATAGCAAAAGAAATCACAAAGAAAAAATGTGATTATGTATTGGCTCTAAAAGAAAATCAACCGGCAGCGTATAATGATGTAAAAGATTATTTTTCTATAGAAGATAAAGACTTTCAAAACACACTTTTAAGATTTGAAACCTTGGATATAGGGCATGGCAGAGAAGAAAAAAGAGAATACTTTCTTTCAACTAATATAAACTGGTTTGCAGAGAAGAATAAATGGGCAAATTTAAAGAGTTTTGGAATGGTCAAAAGCACTGTAAGGTGCAAAGGCAAACAATACAGTGAAAAGCGTTACTTTATTAGCAGTATAGAGGATATAAATGAGTTTGTAACAGCTGTAAGAACACATTGGACAATAGAAAACACCTTACACTGGTCGCTGGATGTAATATTTAGAGACGATGAATGTCAAATTCGAGAAAAAAATACTGCTGAAAACATAGCAATTTTAAGGAGGATTTGCTTTAATCGAATGAAAATGTATCAAAACGGTAAAACTCTGAAAAGGAAGAAAATGCTTTGTACTTTTGATGATTCATTTAGGTTTAATGTTTTATTTAGCTAA
- the grdD gene encoding glycine/sarcosine/betaine reductase complex component C subunit alpha, producing the protein MADKKQIADLFLGLAEGLEGGSFAGRFPVGLTIPGSEHGEAELVYAAELAAKRNPDLDVILIGGPEVKGLKHFPAATLEDAHKEMERLFKEGTIKACVTMHYNFPLGVSTVGKVVTPGKGREMILATTTGTTDANRYKAMLLNAIGGIAVAKASGIAEPTVGLLNIDGIAVIEKALNKMKERGYKVSYTESNRADGGVRMRGNDLLQGTPDVMVCDTLTGNLLIKLFSSFVTGGSYEGSGFGYGPCIGSGYDDVVGIISRASGAPAIANALKFVADCAKNNVHGIYAEELKAAKKAGLDELLEDMPGAKPVAAAAAEEVKAPPKKTVDAGIPGIDVIEIEDACKALWKEGIYAETGMGCTGPVIMVSEEDLPKARDILRKADYI; encoded by the coding sequence ATGGCAGATAAAAAACAAATTGCTGATTTATTTTTAGGACTTGCCGAAGGGCTTGAAGGCGGCTCATTTGCCGGCCGATTCCCCGTCGGTTTAACCATTCCGGGAAGCGAACACGGCGAAGCAGAGCTTGTTTATGCCGCAGAGCTTGCCGCAAAAAGAAACCCCGATTTGGATGTAATCCTTATCGGAGGCCCTGAAGTAAAAGGCTTAAAGCATTTCCCTGCAGCAACTCTCGAAGATGCTCATAAAGAAATGGAACGCCTTTTTAAAGAAGGAACAATTAAGGCCTGTGTTACCATGCACTATAACTTCCCCTTGGGCGTAAGCACAGTAGGAAAGGTCGTAACCCCCGGTAAGGGACGAGAGATGATTCTTGCTACTACTACGGGAACAACCGATGCAAACCGCTACAAGGCCATGCTTTTAAACGCTATCGGCGGTATTGCCGTTGCTAAGGCTTCAGGAATAGCCGAGCCCACAGTAGGTCTTTTGAACATTGACGGCATCGCCGTTATCGAAAAAGCCTTAAACAAGATGAAGGAAAGAGGCTACAAGGTAAGCTACACTGAATCAAACCGTGCAGACGGAGGTGTCCGCATGAGAGGAAATGACCTCTTGCAGGGAACTCCCGATGTAATGGTTTGCGATACCCTTACAGGAAACCTGCTTATTAAGCTCTTTTCTTCCTTTGTAACAGGAGGAAGCTATGAGGGTTCAGGCTTCGGTTACGGACCCTGTATCGGTTCAGGCTATGATGATGTTGTCGGAATTATTTCGAGAGCATCCGGAGCTCCTGCAATCGCAAATGCCCTAAAGTTCGTTGCAGACTGCGCAAAGAACAATGTTCACGGCATTTATGCAGAAGAACTCAAGGCCGCTAAAAAGGCAGGCTTGGATGAGCTCTTGGAAGACATGCCCGGAGCAAAGCCTGTTGCTGCAGCCGCTGCTGAAGAGGTAAAGGCTCCGCCCAAGAAAACGGTTGATGCCGGTATCCCCGGAATCGACGTTATCGAAATCGAAGACGCTTGCAAGGCTCTTTGGAAAGAAGGTATCTATGCCGAAACGGGAATGGGTTGTACCGGCCCCGTAATCATGGTAAGCGAAGAAGACTTACCCAAGGCAAGGGATATACTCCGCAAAGCCGATTACATTTAA
- the dnaN gene encoding DNA polymerase III subunit beta — protein MKISFDRDTLLKEISIAQEIIATKTALTILSNVLLSVKDGSLTIKATDIKVSFETKIPVNIIEEGSTTVFCDKFAGILSSLPSGEVEIEQKDQKLTIKSVVKKAKFQLKTIPENDFPAFTEPTNVNFFNIPTKEFKEMIHQTIFSVSDDETRYFMNGVYIENKEDTLYFVATDGRRLAHIKKNFGIPIPEFKGVIVPPKILNIINKRASDEGNIEVGIGEKNIFFNFNSYKFSSVLIDGQFPNYERVIPENQNLSFEVSRTEFIEALKRVSLLVELKTRRIFLNILPGSLIISSQENEIGSAREEIPCKYDGQEVMLALNYVYIEDPLKTISSDRIKVEFTEAMKAITLKPEPEEDFFHIIMPMQTE, from the coding sequence ATGAAAATAAGTTTTGACAGAGACACTCTTTTAAAAGAAATCTCTATCGCTCAGGAAATTATCGCTACAAAAACAGCCCTTACGATCCTTTCAAACGTATTGTTATCGGTTAAAGACGGAAGCCTTACAATAAAAGCAACCGACATAAAGGTAAGCTTTGAAACAAAGATACCCGTAAATATCATTGAAGAAGGCTCAACAACAGTTTTTTGCGATAAATTCGCCGGTATTCTTTCATCCTTGCCCTCAGGTGAAGTAGAAATAGAACAAAAAGATCAAAAGCTCACAATAAAATCGGTAGTAAAAAAGGCTAAATTCCAGCTTAAAACAATACCCGAAAACGACTTCCCTGCCTTTACAGAACCTACAAATGTAAACTTCTTTAATATTCCTACAAAAGAATTTAAAGAAATGATTCATCAAACTATTTTTTCGGTTTCAGATGATGAAACTCGTTATTTTATGAACGGTGTTTATATCGAAAACAAAGAAGATACCTTATACTTTGTTGCAACCGACGGAAGACGCCTTGCTCATATTAAGAAAAATTTCGGAATCCCTATTCCCGAATTTAAGGGAGTTATTGTTCCTCCTAAAATTTTAAACATCATCAATAAAAGAGCATCCGATGAAGGAAATATAGAAGTAGGAATAGGCGAAAAAAACATCTTCTTTAATTTTAACTCTTATAAATTCTCTTCCGTTTTGATTGACGGTCAATTCCCCAACTACGAAAGGGTAATCCCTGAAAATCAAAACCTTTCATTTGAAGTTTCAAGAACAGAATTTATCGAAGCCTTAAAACGTGTTTCTCTTTTGGTAGAATTAAAAACAAGAAGAATCTTTTTAAACATTCTTCCCGGTTCTCTTATAATTTCTTCTCAAGAAAACGAAATAGGAAGCGCACGCGAAGAGATTCCTTGTAAATATGACGGCCAAGAGGTTATGCTCGCCTTAAACTATGTTTATATCGAAGACCCATTGAAAACCATCAGTTCGGACAGAATAAAGGTAGAATTTACCGAGGCTATGAAGGCTATTACCTTAAAGCCCGAACCGGAAGAAGACTTTTTCCATATAATAATGCCGATGCAGACGGAGTAA
- a CDS encoding DNA replication/repair protein RecF: MPFLSASFYNFRNLENATVDISSPEVFLVGKNGQGKTNFLEALYVSSYGTSFRTRSLAQICTRDEKEFSVRALYKENDQISHTISIIIQDKKKDIQKNFKKIKNSKELISTVPCILFHGDDIEFAVGTPSRKRFFIDQSVSLCNSDFIETLVRYSKALKSRNVILEQKKASLLDSIDEIFASLALLITKERKNIVDEYSKHFSSIYEEISGVSGVEMVYRPSVKVETEEDLLILLAEKRQNDLIDRTSSTGPHRDRIHFIKDKKPFTERASNGQRRLISLVLRMIQAKIYSEKTGRKPIFLMDDILLELDPEKRQKFMELLPPYEQLFCTFLPGEPYKNYQKETTKIFFVEDGKFSVERE, translated from the coding sequence GTGCCATTTCTTTCCGCCTCTTTCTATAATTTTAGAAATCTGGAAAATGCCACAGTAGATATTTCTTCCCCCGAAGTTTTTTTGGTAGGAAAAAACGGACAGGGGAAGACTAATTTTTTGGAAGCCCTTTATGTTTCTTCCTATGGAACTTCCTTTAGAACCCGATCTTTAGCTCAAATATGTACAAGGGACGAAAAGGAATTTAGCGTAAGGGCTCTTTATAAAGAAAACGATCAAATAAGCCATACAATTTCGATAATAATTCAAGATAAAAAAAAAGACATTCAAAAGAATTTTAAAAAGATTAAAAATTCCAAGGAATTGATAAGCACTGTTCCTTGTATTCTTTTTCACGGAGACGATATAGAATTTGCTGTCGGAACTCCTTCCCGAAAGAGGTTTTTTATAGATCAATCGGTTTCGCTCTGTAATTCAGACTTTATAGAAACCTTAGTGAGATATTCAAAGGCCTTAAAATCACGAAATGTAATATTGGAGCAAAAAAAGGCTTCTCTTTTAGATTCTATAGACGAGATTTTTGCTTCCCTTGCTCTTTTAATCACAAAGGAAAGAAAGAATATCGTAGATGAATATTCAAAGCATTTTTCTTCGATTTACGAGGAGATAAGCGGTGTTTCCGGTGTAGAAATGGTTTACCGCCCCTCGGTCAAGGTAGAAACTGAAGAAGATTTACTTATCTTGCTTGCAGAAAAACGCCAGAATGATTTAATCGATAGGACAAGCTCTACAGGCCCTCACCGCGACCGCATTCATTTTATAAAGGATAAAAAGCCCTTTACCGAAAGAGCCTCAAACGGTCAAAGGCGGCTTATCTCCCTTGTTTTAAGAATGATTCAAGCCAAAATTTATTCAGAAAAAACCGGCCGAAAGCCGATCTTTTTGATGGACGATATTCTTTTAGAACTCGACCCCGAAAAACGCCAAAAATTTATGGAACTCCTCCCCCCCTACGAACAACTCTTCTGCACCTTCCTCCCCGGCGAACCCTACAAAAACTACCAAAAAGAAACCACCAAAATATTTTTTGTGGAAGATGGAAAGTTTAGTGTGGAGAGGGAGTAG
- the rny gene encoding ribonuclease Y yields MNWILYVILPAVCIILGWTIRWLYARFQLSASEQRAERILQEAIKDAEAQKKEFLLEAKEQLIREQKQQERENRERRSDLQRFERRLTQKEELLDKRVETVEKQEKELVKREAALDERAEILSGEEERYREELERISGLTQQQAKDLIIRDLETEAKHDAVTIINKIEQEAQLTAEKKARDILITTIQRLATETASDITVSTVSLPSDEMKGRIIGREGRNIRALETLTGVDIIIDDTPEAVVVSCFDPVRKEIARVALERLILDGRIHPARIEEIVQKVTREISQKVYEEGERVLFDLGIHNMNQEGVRALGRLYFRTSYGQNVLHHSKEVAIIAGMIASEIGANVEIAKRGALLHDVGKGAETDSDKNHAEIGMELAKKINEDPRVVNAVGAHHNDIEPTCIESVIVQIADAISAARPGARRETMDNYVKRLENLEQLAEGFSGVEKAYAIQAGRELRVVINNEKISDADTKILARDIAKKIENDLQYPGRIRVTLIRETRIVEYAR; encoded by the coding sequence ATGAATTGGATTTTGTATGTGATCCTTCCTGCTGTCTGTATAATTCTTGGATGGACGATTCGCTGGCTTTATGCCAGATTTCAACTATCTGCTTCTGAACAACGTGCAGAACGGATCTTACAGGAGGCAATAAAAGATGCGGAAGCTCAGAAGAAGGAATTTCTTCTTGAAGCAAAAGAGCAGCTGATTCGGGAACAAAAACAGCAGGAACGGGAAAATAGGGAACGCAGGAGCGATCTCCAGCGTTTTGAACGCAGATTGACACAAAAAGAGGAACTCCTCGATAAGCGTGTCGAAACTGTAGAAAAGCAAGAAAAAGAACTTGTCAAGAGAGAAGCCGCACTTGATGAGCGTGCTGAAATTTTAAGCGGCGAAGAAGAAAGATACAGGGAAGAATTGGAAAGAATTTCCGGTTTGACCCAGCAGCAGGCAAAGGATTTGATTATCCGTGACTTAGAAACTGAGGCAAAGCATGATGCGGTTACTATCATAAACAAGATAGAACAAGAAGCTCAGCTTACGGCAGAAAAAAAGGCGCGGGATATTTTAATTACGACGATCCAGCGTCTTGCAACGGAAACGGCGAGCGACATTACTGTCTCAACGGTCAGCTTGCCCAGCGATGAGATGAAAGGAAGAATTATCGGCCGCGAAGGCCGCAACATTCGAGCCTTGGAAACTCTGACCGGTGTAGACATAATAATCGACGATACACCTGAGGCTGTTGTAGTATCTTGTTTTGACCCTGTACGCAAGGAAATTGCAAGAGTTGCCTTAGAAAGATTGATTCTTGACGGCCGAATTCATCCGGCCCGCATTGAAGAGATTGTGCAAAAGGTAACCAGAGAAATTTCGCAAAAGGTTTATGAAGAAGGAGAGAGGGTTTTATTCGACCTCGGTATCCATAACATGAACCAAGAAGGCGTAAGGGCCTTGGGAAGACTCTACTTTAGAACGAGCTACGGACAAAATGTTCTACATCATTCTAAAGAGGTTGCCATAATAGCCGGAATGATTGCAAGCGAAATCGGCGCAAATGTCGAAATCGCAAAACGCGGTGCCTTGCTGCATGATGTCGGAAAGGGTGCAGAAACCGACTCCGATAAAAACCATGCAGAGATAGGAATGGAACTTGCAAAGAAGATCAATGAAGATCCGAGGGTTGTCAATGCCGTAGGTGCTCACCACAACGATATAGAGCCCACCTGCATTGAATCGGTAATAGTGCAGATTGCAGATGCAATTTCAGCCGCCCGTCCGGGTGCAAGACGCGAAACTATGGATAACTACGTTAAGCGGCTTGAAAACCTTGAACAGCTGGCTGAAGGCTTTAGCGGAGTCGAAAAAGCCTATGCAATCCAAGCCGGAAGGGAATTGCGGGTTGTTATCAACAACGAAAAGATTTCCGATGCCGATACCAAGATTTTAGCCCGGGACATTGCAAAAAAAATCGAAAACGATTTGCAGTACCCCGGAAGAATCCGCGTAACCCTAATACGGGAAACACGTATCGTAGAATACGCCCGCTAA
- the trxA gene encoding thioredoxin: MIMAVLDITNANFDETLKTTKPVLVDFWAPWUPGCVQLSPELQAAEAELGDKAVIAQSNVDHARELAIKFKCMSIPTLVILKDGKEVDRHIGYMDKKSLVNFVSKHI, encoded by the coding sequence ATGATTATGGCAGTATTGGATATTACAAATGCTAACTTTGATGAGACCCTAAAGACTACCAAGCCCGTTTTAGTTGATTTTTGGGCTCCTTGGTGACCGGGATGCGTACAGCTCAGTCCTGAGCTGCAGGCTGCCGAGGCGGAACTCGGTGACAAGGCTGTGATTGCACAGTCTAATGTGGATCATGCACGCGAATTAGCAATTAAATTTAAGTGTATGTCTATTCCCACTTTGGTTATTTTAAAAGATGGAAAAGAGGTGGATAGACACATAGGTTACATGGATAAAAAGAGCCTTGTAAACTTTGTTTCAAAGCATATCTAA
- a CDS encoding O-acetyl-ADP-ribose deacetylase — protein sequence MENTSILSIEIINADITKLKVDAIVNAANTTLLGGSGVDGAIHSAAGPELLEECRKLKGCKTGEAKITKAYKLPSKYVIHTPGPVYEGGKNGEAELLAGSYRSCLNLALEYGCKSIAFPCISTGVYGYPKEEAASIALKEISAFLKEHKDMKVFIVCFGKENEEIYKKLIEKNYST from the coding sequence ATGGAAAATACAAGTATTTTATCTATAGAAATAATTAATGCCGACATTACAAAATTAAAGGTTGATGCTATTGTAAACGCTGCAAATACGACTCTTTTAGGCGGAAGCGGGGTTGACGGGGCTATTCATTCCGCTGCAGGCCCTGAATTATTGGAAGAATGTAGAAAATTAAAGGGCTGTAAGACAGGGGAGGCTAAGATAACAAAGGCTTATAAACTGCCTTCAAAATATGTAATTCATACACCGGGTCCTGTCTATGAAGGCGGAAAAAACGGAGAGGCTGAACTTTTAGCCGGTTCTTATAGATCATGCTTAAATTTGGCTCTTGAATACGGCTGTAAGTCCATAGCCTTTCCCTGTATAAGTACGGGAGTCTACGGTTATCCTAAGGAAGAAGCTGCGAGTATCGCCTTAAAAGAAATTTCCGCCTTTTTAAAAGAGCATAAGGATATGAAGGTTTTTATCGTTTGCTTTGGAAAGGAAAACGAGGAGATTTATAAAAAGTTGATAGAAAAAAACTATTCTACATAA